Proteins from a genomic interval of Leptospira bandrabouensis:
- a CDS encoding J domain-containing protein, with the protein MARTKRETFYGILGVTKETSKENLDLIYSRELEFWQKLDEAGIPEAKDKIIELTRAYITLSDPEKKQEYDKQLDFEFVLLDGKTKDPDMELAYDVYRLSHQKSYQEILREFTKFREEMGDTLWILKKTTIYMVFNLLAYSGFVLFHSFLIETEEKGKVWTDHTSNWISGIFLLLSAIGYLIFRFRFLKKELEKRKEKRN; encoded by the coding sequence CTAGGAGTTACTAAGGAAACTTCCAAAGAGAACTTGGATCTTATCTATTCAAGAGAATTGGAATTTTGGCAAAAACTCGACGAAGCAGGAATTCCTGAAGCTAAGGACAAAATCATAGAACTGACCCGTGCCTACATCACACTCAGTGATCCCGAAAAGAAACAAGAATATGACAAACAACTGGATTTCGAATTTGTCCTCTTGGACGGAAAAACAAAAGATCCGGATATGGAATTGGCTTATGACGTTTACCGCCTTAGTCATCAAAAATCATACCAAGAAATTTTACGTGAATTTACAAAGTTCAGAGAAGAAATGGGAGATACTCTCTGGATCCTTAAAAAAACCACCATTTACATGGTATTTAATCTTTTGGCTTATTCTGGATTTGTCCTATTCCATTCTTTCTTAATCGAAACAGAAGAAAAAGGCAAGGTATGGACCGATCACACCTCCAATTGGATTTCAGGAATTTTCCTTTTACTAAGTGCCATTGGGTATCTAATCTTTCGCTTCCGTTTTCTAAAAAAAGAATTAGAAAAACGGAAGGAAAAAAGAAATTAA
- a CDS encoding DUF1574 domain-containing protein, translating into MKLKYNFPVVLYPILLALSLFLLDKIFFLPIIVENTYSWKKIERKFYELKEDLFLVMLEEREKHPEKQIGLILGSSRSGEFDSEMLESFFPNTNSFNFAAPFGPPSFQAYWLERALKEKLPIRYVLVEVDPLLFSQSAIDYSLNGSYDNEYVLKQIDFYRPKTKDPWLSDAKGFSMDEAEVYFLKKLFALYKYPLDPTAIKANNKEIEVGFFPGMSVGITGKEHKRNYVDKIKLVNRVKFGALPNEIKFANMDVFLERDAEAMYNQYLRGTKLAPTQIYFFNKMLDLLKGTDIPVIVYFPAVSDALRRRMSTDGLLDKFNFEIKKSVTKASEVPHTKFFVIDPNTDPRWVCKDFVDSLHLSGACFPNLLPILFPKEVR; encoded by the coding sequence ATGAAGTTAAAGTATAATTTTCCTGTTGTATTATATCCGATTCTTTTAGCTCTGAGTCTTTTCCTATTGGATAAAATCTTTTTTTTACCAATCATTGTCGAAAACACTTATAGTTGGAAAAAGATAGAACGAAAGTTTTATGAATTAAAAGAAGATCTTTTCCTTGTAATGCTTGAAGAGAGAGAAAAACATCCTGAAAAACAAATTGGTTTGATTTTAGGAAGTTCTCGTTCTGGAGAATTTGACTCCGAAATGTTGGAATCTTTTTTTCCCAATACAAACTCCTTTAATTTTGCAGCCCCTTTCGGGCCACCTAGTTTTCAGGCTTATTGGTTGGAAAGAGCACTAAAGGAAAAACTTCCCATTCGTTATGTGTTAGTGGAAGTAGATCCACTTCTATTTTCTCAATCTGCTATTGATTATTCCTTAAATGGATCCTATGATAATGAATATGTTTTAAAACAAATTGACTTTTATCGTCCTAAAACAAAGGATCCTTGGCTTTCTGATGCAAAGGGTTTTTCTATGGATGAAGCAGAAGTTTATTTCTTAAAAAAATTATTTGCTTTGTATAAATACCCTTTAGATCCAACGGCAATCAAAGCAAATAACAAAGAGATCGAAGTAGGTTTTTTTCCCGGTATGTCTGTAGGAATTACTGGCAAAGAACATAAAAGAAATTATGTCGATAAAATCAAATTAGTGAACCGGGTAAAATTCGGGGCCCTTCCCAATGAGATTAAGTTTGCGAATATGGATGTATTTTTGGAAAGAGATGCGGAGGCCATGTACAACCAATACCTGCGTGGTACAAAGCTTGCACCGACGCAAATTTACTTTTTTAACAAAATGTTAGATTTGCTGAAAGGCACAGACATTCCTGTGATCGTTTATTTTCCTGCTGTTTCCGATGCCTTACGGAGAAGAATGAGCACGGATGGTTTGTTAGATAAATTCAATTTTGAAATAAAAAAATCGGTAACCAAAGCATCAGAAGTGCCACATACAAAGTTTTTTGTGATAGATCCCAACACTGATCCTCGTTGGGTATGTAAAGACTTTGTAGATTCACTTCACTTAAGTGGAGCTTGTTTTCCCAACCTTCTTCCTATTTTGTTTCCAAAAGAAGTTCGTTAA